AGAAACTCAAAAGTAGCGTCCACATTTTTACCGGGAACGCGCGTCTCTGGCGTATAACAGCCAATAATTTGCCCGGTCAATCTTTGCTGAAAATAGCAGCCGTCTTTACGATAATCCACAATCATGGGAATGCCCACATATTCCACGCCTTCGGTAATCAGCGCCTCGTGCCGCTCCGGCGCAACCGGTAAATCCAAACCAACCATCTGACCCACGTCGTAGGCATCCGGGCCTGCGGCGTTCAAAATCTGTTCCGCCCAAAAAGTTTTTCCCGAACGCGTTGTTACGGCAAACTTTCCCATGCGCTGATCAATTGTCACAACTTCTTCCCCAGTCAATATTTTCCCGCCAAATTTCCTGATGCCCAACATGTACCCTTTGAGCACAAAAAACGGATCTGCCTGACCGTCCGAATCACACCAGGTGCCGCCGACACAATCGTCCACATTCACAAAAGGAAATTTTTTCTTGATTTCCCCGGGTTCCAAAAATTGAACGTTCAGTCCCATTTGGTGCTGAATTTTCATCACACTAAAAAAACCATTTCTCTGCGCTTCGCTGAATGCCAGAAACAGATATCCCGAAGGCGCCCATGCTACGGAAAAGCCAAATTCTTTTTCCATCCCTTGGAAAAGTCGGACGCTTTCCATTGCCACGCGGATCGTCGTTTCCGTGGAAAACTGCGCTCTAATGCCGCCGATGCAGCGGCCTGTCGATCCGGCGCCCAAATATTTTTTTTCTAATAATAAAACTTTTTTGCCTGACTTTGCCAGATAATAGCCGGTTGCAGTCCCAATAATGCCTCCTCCGACAACAATCACATCGAACTCAGAACTGGTCATCGTCAACTCCCGCTAAAATTTTCAAAGGCACCGTTTTCAGCGGCGGTCGGAAACTTGGCTCCCAAACCGCAGCCAGGGGTTTCCCCGTGCGACGCGAAATGATCTGCGCAATCAATCTGCCGCATGTGCGCCCCTGACAGGGACCCATTCCCGCGCGCAGCGTTTTTTTGATTTCCGCCACCGTGGCGATGCCCATATCGATCGCATCGACAATTTCTTTGTACGTAATATCTTCGCAGCGACAAATTATGGTGTCATCTGTAATCATAATTCGACCTCAAAAATTCTGACCTGTCAATTCGTCCTTTTAAAAAATCGTACTTCCAGCGAAAGTTTTTTCGGAACCATCAAATAAACGACTGCCGTTTTGTCAAAACTTTTCGGACTCAGCGCGCGCTTCACTTTTCCGACGCCGATTTTTCCTCCGGCACGGTCAATCAATTCCACAATTTCTCCTTTTTCTGGCAGAGGTCTGAATTCATAAGGCAAACCCACTTCAGCAACGTCGTCGCCCAGACTTTCATCTACGGCAAAAATTGCCAACCCCGGACAATTCGCGATGCAAATTCCGCAGCCATTGCATTTGTCAAAATCAACGTGAGGCACGTTGGTAATGTCGCCCTCGATGGTGATTGCACCCTGGGGACAAACTTCAGTACACGGATTACAGGGAATTCGCTGCACGCACTCAATCATTACCACTCTGCCTTTTTGACGACGCGTTGCGGGAGGTATTTCAATGTCTCCGATTCCTAAAATTCCGGTCTTCAAAAATTCACTCATGGGCAGCCGCCTCCTTCATTTTGCGTTCTCCCTGGCGAGCCTTTTCTCCGAAAGGTCCCGTTCGCAACGCGCGCAAGCCTTTCCTCACCCGATTTTTCTTCCGGACGATTTCCGCGGATGAACCAAAAAGCGACTCCGCTGCCGCCAATCCCGCCATTCTACCTTCCAGCATCGCCGAAGAGGCCTCTTCGATGCCAGCCACATCTCCGGCAACAAAAACGCCTTTAACAGAAGTTTCCATGTCTTCGTTGTGCCAGACAACATTTCCGCCCAATTCCGGAATGTACAACATGCGACACTTCGCCTGAAAAAATAGTTCCGAAGCCGGATTCAGCCCCACAGCCAGACACACAGCATCTACGTCCACATCCTGCTCGGTGCCGGGAATTTCCTCCCACTTTTCATTCAACTTTACAATTGTCGCGCCTGCAACTTTTTCTTCCCCGTAGGCGCGCTTGATGGTGTGCGACGTCAAAATCGGCACGCCGCAGCGCACAAGTTTAGAGGCATGCACTTGATAAGCGCCGATTTTTGGCAGCGCCTCCACGACCGCGACGACGTCCACTCCTGCCTGCAACAGTTGGTAACTCACAATCACGCCGATATTTCCCGCGCCGACCATGAGCACTCTTTTCGCCGGCAACACACCAAAAACGTTCATCAGCGTCTGAATTCCGCCGGCGCCGTAAACTCCGGGCAAATCGTTTCCCGCAAACGAAAGCATATTTTCCGACGCGCCGCAAGCGACAATCACCTTTTTGGCGTTAATTTTGATTAATCTGTTTTTGTGCACCGCCGCCAATTGGTGCGGGTGAAAATAGCCGATGACGGAACATTCCGTAAAAATTTCAATGTCCAGTTTTTCACACTCGTCGAGCAATTTTTTCGCGATGTCGATTCCCCGGACACGGGCATGGTGTTCTTTGGAACCAAAAAACATGTGCGTCTGCTTGATGAGTTGACCCCCGATTTGAAAATTTTCATCCATCAGCAGTACCGAAGCGCCTAATTTTGCCGCCTCAATGGCAGCGGACAATCCGGCGGGGCCCGCGCCAACGATGGCAACGTCGATTTCTCTTTGAGGAATTTCACCGCGGACGTAAGAATGCCTCTTTTCCACTTTCGGAAATTCGCCCCAACCCGTCTGACTTTTCACGACCATGCCGTCGCGCACCGGTTCGAGGCAGGTTTTAACATTAGGCACTCCGTCCACTTCCATCTCGCAGGACGAACATTTGCCAATGGCACAAAAAAACCCTCGAGGACGGTGCTGCTTCAGGCTGTGCGACAACACGCGAATCCCGGCGGCGTGCAGCGCCGCTGCAATCGTATCTCCCTCAAGGGCGGCAATTTTTTTTCCGTCAAAAGTAAAAGAAATCTCTTTCCGACTCTCCGGAAATTCAAGAATCGGGTGATCTATTATCCTCATGCTCCGTTCTCCGCCTCTAATCTCATTTGCCCTGGGCTACGATTATTTTAAATTTCTCTCAGGTAAAGTTATTTTTGCAAAGCGGAACTAAATTTTGCCTAATTTTATTCCACAATATAATAAAAATCTTTTCTATTTACAAGAAAAAATATTGAATAATTTGTTGATAAATTTGACTCTCGTGCGCATGAAAATTCAAATAAGCGGATTTTGTGCTTCCTGAAATTGGGGTTGCTGACAAGCAAAAAGCGGCGTCAAATCACACCGCTTCAATTTTGAGAGAGGAATTTTCTGAGGATGAAAACAATTTTCTCGCGTCCAATAATGGCAACCATGTTCTACTATTCATTTGAGTGGAATGTGGCAAAACCAAATTGCGAATTAGCCAGGCGTCCTTTCAGCTTGAAATTTCAAACTGCATCTCAGGTCACGCTGCGAGCAACAAACGGAATCAACAATTCCCGGCCTACAGTGAGATCTCTGTCGCCGTGAATTTTGTTGATTTTCTTGATGACCTTGTCGGAAACGCCATATTTCTCCGACAATTCCCGCAGCGTTTCGCCGTCGGAAATGACGTGAATCAGCATCTTTTGCTCGGAATCATCTTTTTGAACGTCGTTGAGTTTTTGAGAAAATTCCGTGCCAAGTTGATCAACGCGAGAGTCAATGCCCTCTTTAACCTTCTGATAAATCAATCCTTTAACTTCTTTGGCGATTTTTTCTTTGGGGATTGCCTCGAAGATTTTTTCTTTCACAGCGGTGTAATTAATTTTGATTTCTCCGCTGATGATACCTTCTTTTTTCAGGTATCCGAGTGCTGCCTGAATAGCCAACACCACCACCACAACCTTCACCACAAACTTAAACATAGCAGCCACCTCCAATAGGTCACATTGCGCGAGAGCGGACAATGAGATGGGAATTTCACAGTGGTTATTACAAAAATAATGCCATTTTTCGGGAATTTTAATTTGTTACGCAGAATTAAAAATTGCCGTTGTCGCGGAAGTTGAAAAAATGGTAACTATACGAGACGAGCCTCGAAGCCGCCAAACTCATACCCTTCCAAAAGTTACAAACCTTTGAAAGGCTTCTAAAAAATCCCCAAAACTCAATTAGACTCCATTGTTTCTTTCAAAATTCGCTCAAAGCGCGACTTGTAAATCAAATCGTAGGTCTCTTCCTTGTCCGGGAAAAGCCGCAGCACAGCCTTTTTGGTCTCGGAAATTAATGCCAGCGCTTCCATGGTCGACAAATCTCCTTGCCGCAAGCGCGCTGCCGTGGCGTCGACAATCAGACGCAAAAATTGCATTTTTCGATTTTCTTCTCGCAGCGCATCGTCTCGACCGCTCATGGTTTTTCTCCTTTTATTTCAGAGAGGAATGCCTGAATTTGTTCCGCGTGACTGCCGCGCCAGTAAATTTTGTTGCAATTCTCACAAAAATAAAATTCACTCACTGTCTCAAAAACATAATCCGGCACGCGGTCTTTCACTTTTTCTTTAGTAATAGGCACAATCGGGCTATTGCACAGCACGCAGCGACTGAGCAAATTTTTGTGTTCATCCAATTCAAAACGAGCGATGAGCTGGCGCAATTGATCTTTCAGTTTCACTTCAGTGATAAAGTGGCTCTGTTTTTCGCCGACACGTTCCGACAGTTCACGATCACGCGTCAGCAAAATCCGATCTTCCAAAAACGCTTTGAAAAACAGATCATCATCGGAAAAA
This is a stretch of genomic DNA from Calditrichota bacterium. It encodes these proteins:
- a CDS encoding FAD-binding oxidoreductase — translated: MTSSEFDVIVVGGGIIGTATGYYLAKSGKKVLLLEKKYLGAGSTGRCIGGIRAQFSTETTIRVAMESVRLFQGMEKEFGFSVAWAPSGYLFLAFSEAQRNGFFSVMKIQHQMGLNVQFLEPGEIKKKFPFVNVDDCVGGTWCDSDGQADPFFVLKGYMLGIRKFGGKILTGEEVVTIDQRMGKFAVTTRSGKTFWAEQILNAAGPDAYDVGQMVGLDLPVAPERHEALITEGVEYVGIPMIVDYRKDGCYFQQRLTGQIIGCYTPETRVPGKNVDATFEFLTEMSRRMLRVIPALEPVTALRQWAGSYSMTPDGTPIVDETSEPNFFVAVGMSGHGFMLGPALGKNLSYFMVHREWEHDMAEFSFSRDFGSKAEAMK
- a CDS encoding (2Fe-2S)-binding protein; this encodes MITDDTIICRCEDITYKEIVDAIDMGIATVAEIKKTLRAGMGPCQGRTCGRLIAQIISRRTGKPLAAVWEPSFRPPLKTVPLKILAGVDDDQF
- a CDS encoding 4Fe-4S ferredoxin; the encoded protein is MSEFLKTGILGIGDIEIPPATRRQKGRVVMIECVQRIPCNPCTEVCPQGAITIEGDITNVPHVDFDKCNGCGICIANCPGLAIFAVDESLGDDVAEVGLPYEFRPLPEKGEIVELIDRAGGKIGVGKVKRALSPKSFDKTAVVYLMVPKKLSLEVRFFKRTN
- a CDS encoding FAD-dependent oxidoreductase; this encodes MRIIDHPILEFPESRKEISFTFDGKKIAALEGDTIAAALHAAGIRVLSHSLKQHRPRGFFCAIGKCSSCEMEVDGVPNVKTCLEPVRDGMVVKSQTGWGEFPKVEKRHSYVRGEIPQREIDVAIVGAGPAGLSAAIEAAKLGASVLLMDENFQIGGQLIKQTHMFFGSKEHHARVRGIDIAKKLLDECEKLDIEIFTECSVIGYFHPHQLAAVHKNRLIKINAKKVIVACGASENMLSFAGNDLPGVYGAGGIQTLMNVFGVLPAKRVLMVGAGNIGVIVSYQLLQAGVDVVAVVEALPKIGAYQVHASKLVRCGVPILTSHTIKRAYGEEKVAGATIVKLNEKWEEIPGTEQDVDVDAVCLAVGLNPASELFFQAKCRMLYIPELGGNVVWHNEDMETSVKGVFVAGDVAGIEEASSAMLEGRMAGLAAAESLFGSSAEIVRKKNRVRKGLRALRTGPFGEKARQGERKMKEAAAHE
- a CDS encoding LysM peptidoglycan-binding domain-containing protein, coding for MFKFVVKVVVVVLAIQAALGYLKKEGIISGEIKINYTAVKEKIFEAIPKEKIAKEVKGLIYQKVKEGIDSRVDQLGTEFSQKLNDVQKDDSEQKMLIHVISDGETLRELSEKYGVSDKVIKKINKIHGDRDLTVGRELLIPFVARSVT